In the Gossypium raimondii isolate GPD5lz chromosome 9, ASM2569854v1, whole genome shotgun sequence genome, one interval contains:
- the LOC105798891 gene encoding uncharacterized protein LOC105798891 isoform X2, with protein MALQKYVPSTDSPSVRMKPLSFSTKVRAQFADGETDDSKKRNIDVDLREVYFLIMHFLSTGPCKRTCGQFWNELLENQLLPRRYHAWYSRKGEDSGHENDDGLSFPLSYAQLVERNPHIEKDHLIKLLKQLLLTAPSQSKDKSARHTPNAADVPTLLGTGPFSLLSYDDNKGKSEAKRPPVHMRWPHMHADQVRGLGLREIGGGFTRHHRSPSIRAACYAIAKPSTMVQKMQNIKRLRGHRNAVYCAIFDRSGRYVITGSDDRLVKIWSMETAYCLASCRGHEGDITDLAVSSNNFMVASASNDCIIRVWHLPDGQPISVLRGHTGAVTAIAFSPRPGSVYQLLSSSDDGTCRIWDARNAEIRPRIYVPKPSDSLAGKNSSSSSTSVQQSHQIFCCAFNANGTVFVTGSSDTLARVWVACKPNTDDSDQPNHEIDVLSGHENDVNYVQFSGCSVSSRYSTADSLKEESVPKFRNSWFSQDNIVTCSRDGSAIIWVPKSRRSHGKVGRWCKHYHLKVPPPPLPPQPPRGGPRQRILPTPRGVNMIIWSLDNRFVLAAIMDCRICVWNAADGSLVHSLSGHTDSTYVLDVHPFNPRIAMSAGYDGRTIVWDIWEGTPIRIYEIARFKLVDGKFSSDGTSIILSDDVGQLYILNTGQGESQKDAKYDQFFLGDYRPLIHDTSGNSLDLETQLTTYRRNMQDLLCDSGMIPYTEPYQTMYQKRRLGALGLEWKPGALNLFVGPNFSLDQDYQIPPLADLDAIAAPLPAFLDAMDWEPEIEVQSDDNDSEYNVIEEYSTGGEQGSLGSLSGDPECSTDDSEIDDTHKDARRRSKRKKPKADSEFMTSSGRRVKRRNLDECDGNSLSNGPNRKSRNGRKTLRRKSSTSKTSSKSSRPRRAAARNALHFFSKITGTSTDGEDEYDSEGDSSESESMIQDSYVESDESDRDLPNEQIKLSKGKEVFFGESEDVAKANALPESHNAGNRKRLVLKLPGRYPNKLVPPERRENSASFSRKASEGSIKHISSLDMGCSSVDANNSMIGGLRGQSDKIEDHLDLTEAYKDGGHRAIKWGGVKARTSKRLRFGELVSSDVYAGSTRCLRDHKENNVNGYVGPEKACATVSPSTDIQTCKEDMNGKVTIPENLGNEREVLDDPDNAEDPSSPSEHIKYPESPKSVNRSAEDMPISSFNQNGQPSEVKEGNMPISTKLRFFSKRTTIDDESPGLKMKISRGHMNGGYDALNDSTSERAKGLVSEVPLVDGSNDICSDNEGDGLRDSDAQIDRIPMSTPLVSGGLQPDSKKMYDVVYRRSKTQRDRSNLESGCAIVESTANVSNHNSSMIGDLHEGSTNGTHNKLSSRLKGHVLHSEDVHRSTQDGSTNGSQLPSKEWGSSSRMAVGSRSTRNRRSNYYFHDTSPIRKPNQSTRRGSWLMLTTHEEGSRYIPQLGDEIVYLRQGHQEYAAHIGLKEAGPWTSSKGGSMLRAVEFCRVEGLEYSTSPGSGESCCKMTLKFTDPSSSMFDRAFNLTLPDMTGFPDFLVERTRFDTAIDRNWSCRDKCKVWWKDASGDDGSWWDGRIVAVKPKSYEFPDSPWERYTVQYRSEPKEPQLHSPWELFDADTQWEQPHIDSNIRDNLLSAFAKLEKSSHKAQDQYAVNKLKQVSQKSNFTNRYPVPLSFDIIQSRLENNYYRSLEAVQHDIQVMLLNAESYFGRNAELLSKLRRLSDFFMRTLSSLQPP; from the exons ATGGCTCTCCAGAAATATGTTCCCTCCACTGATTCTCCTTCTGTTAGGATGAAGCCATTGAGTTTTTCCACTAAGGTGCGAGCTCAATTTGCGGATGGAGAGACAGATGATTCTAAGAAGCGTAACATAGATGTTGATCTCAGGGAAGTTTACTTTTTGATTATGCATTTCCTTTCAACTGGCCCTTGTAAAAGAACATGTGGACAGTTTTGGAATGAATTGCTTGAAAATCAACTTCTACCTAGAAGGTATCATGCTTGGTATTCAAGGAAAGGGGAAGATAGtggtcatgaaaatgatgatggcTTGTCATTCCCTTTAAGTTATGCTCAGTTGGTGGAGAG GAATCCTCACATTGAAAAAGATCACTTGATAAAGCTTTTGAAGCAGTTGTTATTAACTGCACCCTCCCAATCCAAAGACAAAAGTGCAAGACACACTCCAAATGCTGCTGATGTCCCCACTCTTTTAGGAACGGGGCCCTTTTCTCTTTTGAGCT ATGATGAcaacaaaggaaaaagtgaaGCCAAACGTCCTCCTGTTCATATGCGTTGGCCTCATATGCATGCAGATCAGGTTCGTGGGTTGGGTTTAAGGGAAATTGGGGGTGGTTTCACAAGACATCATCGGTCCCCATCTATACGCGCAGCATGTTATGCCATTGCAAAACCATCAACTATGGTGCAGAAGATGCAAAATATCAAGAGGTTGCGAGGGCACCGGAATGCTGTCTATTGTG CAATATTTGATCGATCTGGGAGGTATGTCATTACTGGTTCTGATGACCGTCTTGTGAAAATCTGGTCTATGGAGACTGCATATTGCTTAGCTAGCTGCCGTGGACATGAA GGTGACATAACTGACCTGGCTGTCAGTTCCAATAATTTTATGGTGGCGTCTGCTTCGAATGACTGCATTATTCGTGTT TGGCACTTGCCAGATGGGCAACCAATTTCAGTTCTGCGAGGACATACCGGAGCTGTTACTGCCATTGCTTTTAGCCCTAGGCCAGGCTCTGTATATCAGCTTCTATC GTCATCTGATGATGGGACATGTAGGATATGGGATGCTAGGAATGCCGAAATCCGTCCTCGGATATACGTTCCAAAGCCTTCAGATTCTTTAGCTG GAAAGAACAGCAGTTCATCTTCAACTTCTGTGCAACAGAGCCATCAAATTTTTTGTTGTGCGTTCAATGCTAATGGAACTGTCTTTGTCACTGGTAGCTCAGACACTTTAGCTAGG GTGTGGGTTGCTTGTAAACCCAACACAGATGATTCTGATCAACCAAATCATGAGATTGACGTGTTATCTGGACATGAGAATGATGTAAATTATGTGCAATTCAG TGGTTGTTCTGTTTCATCAAGATATTCTACAGCAGACAGCTTGAAGGAAGAGAGTGTTCCAAAATTTAGAAACTCCTG GTTTTCTCAGGACAACATTGTTACCTGTTCCCGTGATGGCAGTGCAATTATTTGGGTTCCAAAATCTCGTAGATCACAC GGTAAAGTGGGTCGCTGGTGTAAACATTATCATCTTAAAGTTCCACCCCCACCATTGCCTCCACAACCGCCAAGAGGGGGTCCACGCCAGAGAATTCTTCCAACTCCTCGTGGTGTAAATATGATAATCTGGAGCCTAGATAACCGCTTTGTCCTTGCTGCTATCATGG ATTGCAGAATATGTGTATGGAATGCTGCTGATGGCAGCTTGGTACATTCTTTGTCTGGTCATACTGATTCT ACATATGTTTTGGATGTTCATCCTTTCAACCCACGGATAGCTATGAGTGCAGGCTATGATGGAAGAACCATTGTCTGGGAT ATATGGGAAGGCACACCAATTCGAATATATGAAATTGCTCGTTTCAAGTTGGTTGATGGGAAGTTTTCATC GGATGGGACATCCATTATACTTTCAGATGATGTTGGTCAATTATACATACTAAATACAGGCCAAGGGGAATCTCAGAAGGACGCCAAATATGATCAG TTCTTTCTTGGTGATTATCGACCTCTTATCCATGACACCTCTGGGAATTCACTTGATCTG GAAACTCAGCTTACTACATATAGACGGAATATGCAAGATCTTCTTTGTGACTCAG GGATGATTCCATACACAGAACCCTATCAGACCATGTACCAGAAAAGGCGATTAGGTGCTTTAGGCTTGGAGTGGAAACCTGGTGCTTTGAACCTTTTTGTGGGGCCGAACTTCAGTCTAGACCAGGATTACCAAATCCCGCCCTTGGCAGATTTAGATGCAATTGCTGCTCCTCTGCCAGCATTCTTAGATGCCATGGATTGGGAGCCAGAAATTGAAGTGCAAAGTGATGATAATGATTCAGAGTATAATGTCATAGAGGAGTACTCTACAGGAGGGGAGCAAGGAAGTTTAGGTTCTCTCTCTGGTGATCCTGAGTGCAGTACGGATGACAGTGAGATTGATGATACTCATAAAGATGCCCGTCGTcgatcaaaaaggaaaaaaccgAAGGCTGAT AGTGAGTTTATGACATCTTCCGGTAGGCGTGTTAAAAGAAGGAATTTGGATGAATGCGATGGCAACTCCTTAAGTAATGGCCCTAATAGGAAATCAAGAAATGGACGAAAAACTTTACGGAGAAAGTCTTCTACTTCAAAAACTTCCTCAAAATCATCAAGACCTCGAAGAGCTGCTGCACGCAATGCTTTACACTTCTTTTCTAAAATAACTGGAACATCAACTGATGGGGAAGATGAATATGACTCTGAAGGTGATTCTTCTGAGAGTGAATCTATGATACAAGATTCATATGTTGAGAGTGATGAATCTGATAGAGATTTGCCAAATGAACAAATCAAACtttcaaaaggaaaagaagtcTTCTTTGGTGAGTCTGAGGATGTTGCTAAAGCTAATGCACTTCCTGAATCTCATAATGCTGGGAACAGGAAGAGATTGGTCCTTAAATTGCCTGGCCGGTATCCAAATAAGCTTGTGCCACCTGAAAGACGGGAAAATTCTGCAAGTTTTTCACGCAAAGCTTCTGAAGGAAGCATAAAACATATAAGCTCATTGGATATGGGGTGTTCTTCTGTTGATGCAAACAATAGCATGATAGGTGGACTAAGGGGGCAATCAGACAAGATTGAAGATCATTTAGATCTGACTGAAGCTTACAAAGATGGGGGGCATAGGGCAATTAAGTGGGGAGGAGTTAAGGCTCGTACTTCCAAACGTCTGAGATTCGGTGAACTTGTGTCATCAGATGTGTATGCTGGGTCTACACGATGTCTTCGTGACCACAAAGAAAATAATGTCAATGGATATGTAGGACCAGAAAAGGCTTGTGCTACTGTATCCCCGAGCACAGATATCCAAACTTGCAAGGAGGATATGAATGGTAAGGTGACAATACCGGAGAACCTTGGGAATGAAAGAGAAGTTTTGGATGATCCTGATAATGCTGAGGACCCCTCAAGTCCTAgtgaacatataaaatatccTGAATCACCAAAATCGGTCAACAGATCAGCTGAGGATATGCCTATCTCATCTTTTAATCAGAATGGACAGCCTTCTGAGGTAAAAGAGGGCAATATGCCTATTTCAACTAAGTTAAGGTTTTTCTCCAAAAGGACCACAATTGACGATGAAAGTCCTGggctgaaaatgaaaatttcaagagGTCATATGAATGGTGGATATGATGCATTAAATGATAGCACCTCAGAGAGGGCAAAAGGCCTAGTTTCAGAGGTACCCTTAGTTGATGGATCCAATGATATCTGTTCAGATAACGAAGGTGATGGGTTGCGAGATTCGGATgctcaaattgatagaattccCATGTCAACTCCTCTTGTCTCTGGGGGGTTACAACCAGATTCAAAAAAGATGTATGATGTTGTTTATCGAAGATCAAAGACACAGAGGGATAGGTCCAATTTAGAAAGCGGCTGTGCCATTGTAGAAAGCACTGCAAATGTATCTAACCATAATAGTAGTATGATAGGAGATCTCCATGAAGGTTCAACAAATGGGACTCATAACAAACTATCCAGCAGGTTGAAAGGGCATGTACTTCATTCAGAAGATGTACATAGAAGCACCCAGGATGGTTCTACAAATGGGTCTCAACTTCCTAGCAAGGAATGGGGATCAAGTTCAAGGATGGCAGTTGGATCGAGGTCTACTAGAAACAGGAGAAGTAATTACTATTTCCATGACACTAGTCCAATACGGAAACCCAATCAATCAACAAGAAGAGGATCATGGTTAATGTTGACAACACATGAGGAAGGGTCTCGCTATATTCCCCAACTAGGTGATGAAATTGTATACTTGAGACAG GGGCATCAAGAATATGCAGCTCATATTGGCTTGAAGGAAGCAGGACCATGGACTTCATCAAAAGGAGGGAGCATGTTAAGGGCAGTGGAATTTTGTAGAGTTGAAGGGCTTGAATATTCCACTTCTCCAGGGTCTGGGGAGAGTTGCTGCAAAATGACTCTTAAATTTACAGACCCTTCTTCCAGCATGTTCGATAGAGCATTTAACTTGACACTGCCTGATATGACTGGTTTCCCTGACTTCCTTGTAGAAAGAACTCGCTTTGATACTGCTATCGATAGAAATTGGAGCTGCAGGGATAAGTGCAAAGTCTGGTGGAAAGATGCGAGTGGGGACGATGGAAGTTGGTGGGATGGCCGGATTGTGGCTGTGAAGCCCAAATCTTATGAATTTCCCGATAGTCCATGGGAAAGGTACACTGTTCAGTACCGGAGTGAGCCCAAGGAACCACAACTTCACAGTCCATGGGAGCTCTTTGATGCGGATACTCAGTGGGAGCAGCCTCATATTGATAGTAATATCAGAGATAATCTACTTTCAGCCTTTGCCAAATTGGAGAAATCTTCTCACAAAGCTCAG GATCAATACGCAGTAAATAAATTGAAGCAAGTTTCACAGAAGTCTAATTTTACAAACag GTACCCTGTGCCATTATCTTTCGATATTATCCAGTCTAGGTTGGAGAACAACTATTATCGAAGTTTAGAAGCAGTGCAGCACGATATCCAGGTAATGTTGTTGAATGCGGAGTCTTACTTCGGGAGAAATGCAGAGCTCTTATCTAAACTCAGACGCCTATCCGACTTTTTTATGCGGACATTGTCGTCTTTGCAGCCGCCGTAG
- the LOC105798891 gene encoding uncharacterized protein LOC105798891 isoform X1 encodes MALQKYVPSTDSPSVRMKPLSFSTKVRAQFADGETDDSKKRNIDVDLREVYFLIMHFLSTGPCKRTCGQFWNELLENQLLPRRYHAWYSRKGEDSGHENDDGLSFPLSYAQLVERNPHIEKDHLIKLLKQLLLTAPSQSKDKSARHTPNAADVPTLLGTGPFSLLSYDDNKGKSEAKRPPVHMRWPHMHADQVRGLGLREIGGGFTRHHRSPSIRAACYAIAKPSTMVQKMQNIKRLRGHRNAVYCAIFDRSGRYVITGSDDRLVKIWSMETAYCLASCRGHEGDITDLAVSSNNFMVASASNDCIIRVWHLPDGQPISVLRGHTGAVTAIAFSPRPGSVYQLLSSSDDGTCRIWDARNAEIRPRIYVPKPSDSLAGKNSSSSSTSVQQSHQIFCCAFNANGTVFVTGSSDTLARVWVACKPNTDDSDQPNHEIDVLSGHENDVNYVQFSGCSVSSRYSTADSLKEESVPKFRNSWFSQDNIVTCSRDGSAIIWVPKSRRSHGKVGRWCKHYHLKVPPPPLPPQPPRGGPRQRILPTPRGVNMIIWSLDNRFVLAAIMDCRICVWNAADGSLVHSLSGHTDSTYVLDVHPFNPRIAMSAGYDGRTIVWDIWEGTPIRIYEIARFKLVDGKFSSDGTSIILSDDVGQLYILNTGQGESQKDAKYDQFFLGDYRPLIHDTSGNSLDLETQLTTYRRNMQDLLCDSGMIPYTEPYQTMYQKRRLGALGLEWKPGALNLFVGPNFSLDQDYQIPPLADLDAIAAPLPAFLDAMDWEPEIEVQSDDNDSEYNVIEEYSTGGEQGSLGSLSGDPECSTDDSEIDDTHKDARRRSKRKKPKADSEFMTSSGRRVKRRNLDECDGNSLSNGPNRKSRNGRKTLRRKSSTSKTSSKSSRPRRAAARNALHFFSKITGTSTDGEDEYDSEGDSSESESMIQDSYVESDESDRDLPNEQIKLSKGKEVFFGESEDVAKANALPESHNAGNRKRLVLKLPGRYPNKLVPPERRENSASFSRKASEGSIKHISSLDMGCSSVDANNSMIGGLRGQSDKIEDHLDLTEAYKDGGHRAIKWGGVKARTSKRLRFGELVSSDVYAGSTRCLRDHKENNVNGYVGPEKACATVSPSTDIQTCKEDMNGKVTIPENLGNEREVLDDPDNAEDPSSPSEHIKYPESPKSVNRSAEDMPISSFNQNGQPSEVKEGNMPISTKLRFFSKRTTIDDESPGLKMKISRGHMNGGYDALNDSTSERAKGLVSEVPLVDGSNDICSDNEGDGLRDSDAQIDRIPMSTPLVSGGLQPDSKKMYDVVYRRSKTQRDRSNLESGCAIVESTANVSNHNSSMIGDLHEGSTNGTHNKLSSRLKGHVLHSEDVHRSTQDGSTNGSQLPSKEWGSSSRMAVGSRSTRNRRSNYYFHDTSPIRKPNQSTRRGSWLMLTTHEEGSRYIPQLGDEIVYLRQLLFFQGHQEYAAHIGLKEAGPWTSSKGGSMLRAVEFCRVEGLEYSTSPGSGESCCKMTLKFTDPSSSMFDRAFNLTLPDMTGFPDFLVERTRFDTAIDRNWSCRDKCKVWWKDASGDDGSWWDGRIVAVKPKSYEFPDSPWERYTVQYRSEPKEPQLHSPWELFDADTQWEQPHIDSNIRDNLLSAFAKLEKSSHKAQDQYAVNKLKQVSQKSNFTNRYPVPLSFDIIQSRLENNYYRSLEAVQHDIQVMLLNAESYFGRNAELLSKLRRLSDFFMRTLSSLQPP; translated from the exons ATGGCTCTCCAGAAATATGTTCCCTCCACTGATTCTCCTTCTGTTAGGATGAAGCCATTGAGTTTTTCCACTAAGGTGCGAGCTCAATTTGCGGATGGAGAGACAGATGATTCTAAGAAGCGTAACATAGATGTTGATCTCAGGGAAGTTTACTTTTTGATTATGCATTTCCTTTCAACTGGCCCTTGTAAAAGAACATGTGGACAGTTTTGGAATGAATTGCTTGAAAATCAACTTCTACCTAGAAGGTATCATGCTTGGTATTCAAGGAAAGGGGAAGATAGtggtcatgaaaatgatgatggcTTGTCATTCCCTTTAAGTTATGCTCAGTTGGTGGAGAG GAATCCTCACATTGAAAAAGATCACTTGATAAAGCTTTTGAAGCAGTTGTTATTAACTGCACCCTCCCAATCCAAAGACAAAAGTGCAAGACACACTCCAAATGCTGCTGATGTCCCCACTCTTTTAGGAACGGGGCCCTTTTCTCTTTTGAGCT ATGATGAcaacaaaggaaaaagtgaaGCCAAACGTCCTCCTGTTCATATGCGTTGGCCTCATATGCATGCAGATCAGGTTCGTGGGTTGGGTTTAAGGGAAATTGGGGGTGGTTTCACAAGACATCATCGGTCCCCATCTATACGCGCAGCATGTTATGCCATTGCAAAACCATCAACTATGGTGCAGAAGATGCAAAATATCAAGAGGTTGCGAGGGCACCGGAATGCTGTCTATTGTG CAATATTTGATCGATCTGGGAGGTATGTCATTACTGGTTCTGATGACCGTCTTGTGAAAATCTGGTCTATGGAGACTGCATATTGCTTAGCTAGCTGCCGTGGACATGAA GGTGACATAACTGACCTGGCTGTCAGTTCCAATAATTTTATGGTGGCGTCTGCTTCGAATGACTGCATTATTCGTGTT TGGCACTTGCCAGATGGGCAACCAATTTCAGTTCTGCGAGGACATACCGGAGCTGTTACTGCCATTGCTTTTAGCCCTAGGCCAGGCTCTGTATATCAGCTTCTATC GTCATCTGATGATGGGACATGTAGGATATGGGATGCTAGGAATGCCGAAATCCGTCCTCGGATATACGTTCCAAAGCCTTCAGATTCTTTAGCTG GAAAGAACAGCAGTTCATCTTCAACTTCTGTGCAACAGAGCCATCAAATTTTTTGTTGTGCGTTCAATGCTAATGGAACTGTCTTTGTCACTGGTAGCTCAGACACTTTAGCTAGG GTGTGGGTTGCTTGTAAACCCAACACAGATGATTCTGATCAACCAAATCATGAGATTGACGTGTTATCTGGACATGAGAATGATGTAAATTATGTGCAATTCAG TGGTTGTTCTGTTTCATCAAGATATTCTACAGCAGACAGCTTGAAGGAAGAGAGTGTTCCAAAATTTAGAAACTCCTG GTTTTCTCAGGACAACATTGTTACCTGTTCCCGTGATGGCAGTGCAATTATTTGGGTTCCAAAATCTCGTAGATCACAC GGTAAAGTGGGTCGCTGGTGTAAACATTATCATCTTAAAGTTCCACCCCCACCATTGCCTCCACAACCGCCAAGAGGGGGTCCACGCCAGAGAATTCTTCCAACTCCTCGTGGTGTAAATATGATAATCTGGAGCCTAGATAACCGCTTTGTCCTTGCTGCTATCATGG ATTGCAGAATATGTGTATGGAATGCTGCTGATGGCAGCTTGGTACATTCTTTGTCTGGTCATACTGATTCT ACATATGTTTTGGATGTTCATCCTTTCAACCCACGGATAGCTATGAGTGCAGGCTATGATGGAAGAACCATTGTCTGGGAT ATATGGGAAGGCACACCAATTCGAATATATGAAATTGCTCGTTTCAAGTTGGTTGATGGGAAGTTTTCATC GGATGGGACATCCATTATACTTTCAGATGATGTTGGTCAATTATACATACTAAATACAGGCCAAGGGGAATCTCAGAAGGACGCCAAATATGATCAG TTCTTTCTTGGTGATTATCGACCTCTTATCCATGACACCTCTGGGAATTCACTTGATCTG GAAACTCAGCTTACTACATATAGACGGAATATGCAAGATCTTCTTTGTGACTCAG GGATGATTCCATACACAGAACCCTATCAGACCATGTACCAGAAAAGGCGATTAGGTGCTTTAGGCTTGGAGTGGAAACCTGGTGCTTTGAACCTTTTTGTGGGGCCGAACTTCAGTCTAGACCAGGATTACCAAATCCCGCCCTTGGCAGATTTAGATGCAATTGCTGCTCCTCTGCCAGCATTCTTAGATGCCATGGATTGGGAGCCAGAAATTGAAGTGCAAAGTGATGATAATGATTCAGAGTATAATGTCATAGAGGAGTACTCTACAGGAGGGGAGCAAGGAAGTTTAGGTTCTCTCTCTGGTGATCCTGAGTGCAGTACGGATGACAGTGAGATTGATGATACTCATAAAGATGCCCGTCGTcgatcaaaaaggaaaaaaccgAAGGCTGAT AGTGAGTTTATGACATCTTCCGGTAGGCGTGTTAAAAGAAGGAATTTGGATGAATGCGATGGCAACTCCTTAAGTAATGGCCCTAATAGGAAATCAAGAAATGGACGAAAAACTTTACGGAGAAAGTCTTCTACTTCAAAAACTTCCTCAAAATCATCAAGACCTCGAAGAGCTGCTGCACGCAATGCTTTACACTTCTTTTCTAAAATAACTGGAACATCAACTGATGGGGAAGATGAATATGACTCTGAAGGTGATTCTTCTGAGAGTGAATCTATGATACAAGATTCATATGTTGAGAGTGATGAATCTGATAGAGATTTGCCAAATGAACAAATCAAACtttcaaaaggaaaagaagtcTTCTTTGGTGAGTCTGAGGATGTTGCTAAAGCTAATGCACTTCCTGAATCTCATAATGCTGGGAACAGGAAGAGATTGGTCCTTAAATTGCCTGGCCGGTATCCAAATAAGCTTGTGCCACCTGAAAGACGGGAAAATTCTGCAAGTTTTTCACGCAAAGCTTCTGAAGGAAGCATAAAACATATAAGCTCATTGGATATGGGGTGTTCTTCTGTTGATGCAAACAATAGCATGATAGGTGGACTAAGGGGGCAATCAGACAAGATTGAAGATCATTTAGATCTGACTGAAGCTTACAAAGATGGGGGGCATAGGGCAATTAAGTGGGGAGGAGTTAAGGCTCGTACTTCCAAACGTCTGAGATTCGGTGAACTTGTGTCATCAGATGTGTATGCTGGGTCTACACGATGTCTTCGTGACCACAAAGAAAATAATGTCAATGGATATGTAGGACCAGAAAAGGCTTGTGCTACTGTATCCCCGAGCACAGATATCCAAACTTGCAAGGAGGATATGAATGGTAAGGTGACAATACCGGAGAACCTTGGGAATGAAAGAGAAGTTTTGGATGATCCTGATAATGCTGAGGACCCCTCAAGTCCTAgtgaacatataaaatatccTGAATCACCAAAATCGGTCAACAGATCAGCTGAGGATATGCCTATCTCATCTTTTAATCAGAATGGACAGCCTTCTGAGGTAAAAGAGGGCAATATGCCTATTTCAACTAAGTTAAGGTTTTTCTCCAAAAGGACCACAATTGACGATGAAAGTCCTGggctgaaaatgaaaatttcaagagGTCATATGAATGGTGGATATGATGCATTAAATGATAGCACCTCAGAGAGGGCAAAAGGCCTAGTTTCAGAGGTACCCTTAGTTGATGGATCCAATGATATCTGTTCAGATAACGAAGGTGATGGGTTGCGAGATTCGGATgctcaaattgatagaattccCATGTCAACTCCTCTTGTCTCTGGGGGGTTACAACCAGATTCAAAAAAGATGTATGATGTTGTTTATCGAAGATCAAAGACACAGAGGGATAGGTCCAATTTAGAAAGCGGCTGTGCCATTGTAGAAAGCACTGCAAATGTATCTAACCATAATAGTAGTATGATAGGAGATCTCCATGAAGGTTCAACAAATGGGACTCATAACAAACTATCCAGCAGGTTGAAAGGGCATGTACTTCATTCAGAAGATGTACATAGAAGCACCCAGGATGGTTCTACAAATGGGTCTCAACTTCCTAGCAAGGAATGGGGATCAAGTTCAAGGATGGCAGTTGGATCGAGGTCTACTAGAAACAGGAGAAGTAATTACTATTTCCATGACACTAGTCCAATACGGAAACCCAATCAATCAACAAGAAGAGGATCATGGTTAATGTTGACAACACATGAGGAAGGGTCTCGCTATATTCCCCAACTAGGTGATGAAATTGTATACTTGAGACAG CTTCTATTCTTTCAGGGGCATCAAGAATATGCAGCTCATATTGGCTTGAAGGAAGCAGGACCATGGACTTCATCAAAAGGAGGGAGCATGTTAAGGGCAGTGGAATTTTGTAGAGTTGAAGGGCTTGAATATTCCACTTCTCCAGGGTCTGGGGAGAGTTGCTGCAAAATGACTCTTAAATTTACAGACCCTTCTTCCAGCATGTTCGATAGAGCATTTAACTTGACACTGCCTGATATGACTGGTTTCCCTGACTTCCTTGTAGAAAGAACTCGCTTTGATACTGCTATCGATAGAAATTGGAGCTGCAGGGATAAGTGCAAAGTCTGGTGGAAAGATGCGAGTGGGGACGATGGAAGTTGGTGGGATGGCCGGATTGTGGCTGTGAAGCCCAAATCTTATGAATTTCCCGATAGTCCATGGGAAAGGTACACTGTTCAGTACCGGAGTGAGCCCAAGGAACCACAACTTCACAGTCCATGGGAGCTCTTTGATGCGGATACTCAGTGGGAGCAGCCTCATATTGATAGTAATATCAGAGATAATCTACTTTCAGCCTTTGCCAAATTGGAGAAATCTTCTCACAAAGCTCAG GATCAATACGCAGTAAATAAATTGAAGCAAGTTTCACAGAAGTCTAATTTTACAAACag GTACCCTGTGCCATTATCTTTCGATATTATCCAGTCTAGGTTGGAGAACAACTATTATCGAAGTTTAGAAGCAGTGCAGCACGATATCCAGGTAATGTTGTTGAATGCGGAGTCTTACTTCGGGAGAAATGCAGAGCTCTTATCTAAACTCAGACGCCTATCCGACTTTTTTATGCGGACATTGTCGTCTTTGCAGCCGCCGTAG